One Candidatus Hydrogenedens sp. genomic window carries:
- the rsmH gene encoding 16S rRNA (cytosine(1402)-N(4))-methyltransferase RsmH → MTNETYHIPVMAKEVINLLQEREKGIFVDATIGAGGHTSCILEALSPRMVIGIDRDPKAIQICSKKFENEKRVKIYHANYADMDKVINVLGVQEVDGILIDAGLSSFALDDEERGFSFQKDGPLDMRMDTNEKETLSDFLDHTDEHALAKTLKEYGDVVKPYRIAKKIIMRRKEGKIKKISDIVQTVLEEFPHVNRIPDEVRKVFQALRIAVNNELFFLRKGLWAGLKILAINGRFIVISFHSGEDRIVKSVFRFVSQPLRILSPEGILREQISPVAKILTPKPLSPSSEETRMNPRAKSARLRAIEKISDTYIQHYISRERINE, encoded by the coding sequence ATGACCAATGAAACATATCATATTCCTGTAATGGCAAAGGAGGTAATAAATCTCCTCCAAGAGAGAGAGAAGGGTATTTTTGTTGATGCGACGATAGGTGCTGGTGGACATACTTCTTGCATTCTCGAAGCCCTCTCTCCCCGTATGGTTATCGGAATAGACAGAGACCCCAAAGCAATACAGATATGTTCTAAAAAATTTGAAAACGAGAAACGAGTAAAAATATATCATGCCAATTATGCAGATATGGATAAGGTAATTAATGTGTTAGGTGTTCAGGAAGTAGATGGAATTTTAATTGACGCAGGACTTTCCAGTTTTGCATTAGATGATGAAGAACGCGGATTTTCTTTTCAGAAAGATGGTCCTCTGGACATGCGTATGGATACAAATGAAAAGGAAACCCTCAGTGATTTTTTAGACCATACGGACGAACATGCTCTTGCAAAAACATTGAAAGAGTATGGAGATGTTGTAAAGCCATATCGTATTGCAAAAAAAATTATTATGCGTAGGAAAGAAGGAAAAATCAAAAAAATTTCAGATATAGTTCAAACTGTGTTGGAAGAATTTCCTCATGTTAATCGTATTCCCGATGAAGTCCGTAAGGTATTTCAAGCATTACGAATTGCAGTTAATAATGAATTATTTTTTCTGAGGAAAGGTTTATGGGCAGGATTGAAAATATTGGCTATAAACGGACGGTTTATAGTAATTAGTTTTCATTCCGGTGAAGATAGAATTGTAAAATCTGTGTTTCGTTTTGTATCACAGCCATTGCGGATTTTATCTCCAGAGGGTATTTTAAGAGAACAAATTTCTCCTGTCGCAAAAATTTTAACGCCAAAACCGTTGTCGCCTTCATCTGAAGAGACAAGAATGAACCCGAGAGCGAAAAGTGCAAGGTTAAGAGCCATTGAAAAAATTTCGGATACATATATTCAACATTATATTTCAAGAGAGAGGATAAATGAATGA
- a CDS encoding STAS domain-containing protein, with the protein MDMEKLNYGHVILFRISGSLDEENVCELRLAIADYIKHRKSCVVLNLQDVEMMDQVSAGYLLECLQMARRKGGDLKLVKPSIFIEQLFRFLGIWHYFEIYATETGAVDSFKLAA; encoded by the coding sequence ATGGACATGGAAAAACTTAATTATGGGCATGTAATCCTCTTCAGGATTTCCGGTAGTCTTGATGAGGAAAATGTGTGTGAACTGCGACTTGCCATCGCTGATTACATCAAGCATAGGAAAAGTTGTGTGGTATTGAACCTGCAAGATGTAGAGATGATGGACCAGGTTTCGGCAGGGTATTTATTAGAATGCCTTCAAATGGCAAGAAGAAAAGGTGGAGACCTAAAATTGGTCAAACCGAGCATCTTTATCGAGCAGTTATTCCGTTTTCTGGGTATATGGCATTATTTTGAAATATATGCAACTGAAACGGGTGCCGTTGACTCATTCAAATTAGCCGCATAA
- a CDS encoding alpha-mannosidase — translation MSKQRIHLLCNAHLDPCWLWEWEEGAGETLSTFKTAVELCEQFDEFIFNHNEAVLYKWVEQYAPDLFKRIQVQVQKGKWNIMGGWFLQPDCNMPSGESFVRQVLVGKNYFKEKFGVEPDTAINFDPFGHSRGLVQILAKSGYKYYLFGRPHAEIFSLPEKGFIWKGYDGSEVIAYRFMGWYNAPLGKAREKVEQWIKKHPDHPIGLVLWGVGNHGGGPSFKDCKDLRELIQSTDEIEIFHSTTDSFFKELQEEQRIFPQLERDLNPWAPGCYTSQIRIKQKHRKLENDLYMTEKMASVCAIQGLLEYPTDEFHQALENLLFAEFHDILPGSSIPPVEDTALQILDHGLNIISRVKARCFFSLCKLNEDSPSDTVPLFAYNPHPFPVKSIFEAEFCLPDFNFEDSFVLPVMSIRGKSIPSQVEKEYGNVAVDWRKRMVFMATLPPSQITQIDIKADTILPQRPQPDVKIKNEIIEIKGDNTHIGINTQTGLMDFYRINGDDFLQSSAFLPMVIKDNEDPWGSEVLNYKEIEGVFSLLEETEVPKIYGIQKDKYPPVHVIEDGEVRTVVEAIFKYNNSYIVIHYKIPKVFPEIEI, via the coding sequence ATGTCCAAACAACGAATACATCTTCTCTGTAATGCACATTTAGACCCATGTTGGTTATGGGAGTGGGAAGAAGGTGCTGGGGAAACCCTCTCTACCTTTAAAACGGCTGTAGAATTATGTGAACAATTTGATGAATTCATTTTCAACCATAATGAAGCCGTTCTTTATAAATGGGTAGAGCAATACGCCCCTGATCTATTTAAAAGAATTCAGGTTCAGGTGCAAAAAGGTAAATGGAACATAATGGGGGGATGGTTTCTACAACCAGATTGTAATATGCCATCTGGAGAATCTTTTGTGCGTCAGGTCCTTGTTGGTAAAAATTATTTCAAAGAAAAATTTGGTGTAGAACCTGATACCGCAATAAATTTTGACCCCTTTGGACATTCGCGGGGATTGGTTCAAATCCTTGCAAAATCAGGATATAAATACTATCTTTTTGGAAGACCTCATGCAGAAATATTTTCTTTACCCGAAAAAGGATTTATCTGGAAAGGATATGATGGTTCTGAGGTAATAGCCTATCGTTTTATGGGTTGGTATAATGCCCCCTTAGGGAAAGCACGAGAAAAAGTAGAACAATGGATAAAAAAACATCCTGACCATCCCATAGGGCTTGTTTTATGGGGTGTGGGGAATCACGGCGGAGGTCCCTCTTTTAAGGATTGTAAAGATTTAAGGGAACTTATCCAATCTACCGATGAAATAGAGATTTTTCATTCTACAACAGATTCTTTTTTCAAAGAATTGCAAGAAGAACAAAGGATATTTCCCCAATTAGAACGAGACTTAAATCCGTGGGCTCCGGGTTGTTATACTTCGCAAATTCGAATAAAACAAAAACATAGGAAATTAGAAAATGATTTATATATGACTGAAAAAATGGCAAGTGTATGTGCCATTCAAGGGCTGTTAGAGTATCCTACTGATGAATTTCATCAAGCATTGGAAAATCTTTTATTTGCTGAATTTCATGATATACTACCCGGCTCTTCCATTCCTCCTGTAGAGGATACAGCCTTACAGATTTTAGACCATGGATTGAATATCATTTCCCGTGTTAAAGCCCGTTGTTTTTTCTCTTTATGTAAATTAAATGAGGATTCTCCTTCAGATACTGTCCCTTTATTTGCATATAATCCCCATCCATTCCCTGTAAAATCTATTTTTGAAGCAGAGTTTTGCCTTCCTGATTTTAACTTTGAAGATTCTTTTGTTCTACCGGTAATGTCTATCCGCGGGAAATCAATTCCTTCTCAGGTAGAAAAAGAATATGGGAATGTTGCCGTAGATTGGCGTAAAAGAATGGTTTTTATGGCCACATTGCCTCCCTCACAAATCACACAGATTGATATAAAGGCAGATACAATACTCCCCCAAAGACCTCAACCCGATGTGAAAATCAAAAATGAAATTATAGAAATTAAAGGAGACAACACACATATAGGGATAAATACCCAAACAGGGCTTATGGATTTTTATCGTATAAATGGCGATGATTTTCTTCAAAGTTCCGCTTTCTTACCTATGGTAATTAAAGATAATGAAGACCCTTGGGGAAGTGAAGTTTTAAACTACAAAGAAATCGAGGGCGTTTTTTCTCTATTAGAAGAAACAGAAGTCCCAAAAATATACGGCATTCAAAAAGACAAATATCCGCCTGTACATGTCATTGAAGATGGAGAGGTCAGAACTGTTGTTGAGGCTATTTTTAAATATAACAACTCCTATATAGTTATTCACTATAAGATACCGAAAGTATTCCCGGAAATAGAAATATAG
- a CDS encoding FadR/GntR family transcriptional regulator: MESKKNYKNSSSTRSKKIADELCRKIANKEYKSGEKLPTERELAEQFKTTRHSIREALKRLEALGLVKIRQGSGIIVQDIDLIGGLELFDTLICDENGMVNLPLLKDILEFRDNMVRQVVHLAAERHTQEELDELRYLFQKRKTTIYNPEELQKLNERFFRLFSQATRNQIYELLYNTMWQAFLKINEMVDIVLIGKQELDRLAERILEAFEQRDGDLAELLITRHLEAVRKQFETNLKDISTKS, encoded by the coding sequence ATGGAAAGTAAAAAAAATTACAAAAATTCTTCTTCAACCCGTTCAAAAAAAATTGCAGATGAACTATGCAGGAAAATTGCTAATAAAGAATACAAATCGGGGGAAAAATTACCTACAGAACGGGAACTGGCAGAACAGTTCAAAACAACGCGACATAGCATACGAGAAGCATTAAAAAGATTAGAGGCATTAGGTTTGGTCAAGATTCGACAGGGCTCGGGCATTATTGTGCAGGATATTGACCTGATTGGAGGACTTGAATTATTTGATACTTTAATCTGTGATGAAAATGGAATGGTCAATTTACCTTTATTAAAAGACATTCTTGAATTCAGAGATAATATGGTTCGTCAAGTTGTTCATCTTGCGGCGGAAAGACATACTCAGGAGGAATTGGACGAACTTCGTTATTTATTTCAAAAAAGAAAAACAACCATATACAATCCAGAAGAATTACAGAAACTAAATGAACGCTTTTTCCGTCTTTTCTCACAAGCGACACGAAACCAGATTTACGAACTTTTATACAACACAATGTGGCAAGCCTTTCTTAAAATCAATGAAATGGTGGATATTGTTCTAATTGGGAAACAAGAATTAGATCGACTTGCTGAACGCATATTAGAAGCCTTTGAACAACGCGACGGTGATTTGGCAGAATTACTCATAACACGACATCTCGAAGCAGTTCGTAAACAGTTTGAAACTAACTTAAAAGACATTTCTACAAAATCTTAA
- a CDS encoding penicillin-binding protein, with protein sequence MVSDIFKKSPFDVEEKIPQTIEIKRLAILQLCLFLLLCIIVVRLFIVSFFPKQIVKDYATKHDGKIMRENPRGMIYDRSQNPLAYSVLMPSLFCSPADILYPDEMAEKVSKKLGLDVEYIKKRMTLTNDKGDKLKYVLLRRGIDDIPKAELENFVSEINKWQKEQLKKSTTPQEEKKQSYKEMLLSYFSKKLDKSEDNSKPKGNPLFINYEWFRQYPHHDVGGNIIGFVAMNNENRVGGIDGIEKDWDKYLYADPTEISGRKNSSGNILPSTSHEQKGQYPGANVHLTIDLEIQHVLEKELDRRIEECNAVDGMGIIMDPFNGAILAMASRPSYDPNVPETRQGDALKNKVLYELIEPGSTFKIVTASAGIEKGGIETNTIIDCEGGRFQVGRKVIRDVHGMGAVPFWKCFEQSSNVAMVKVGRSVGLETLREYVKKFGFGTKTLQDISTERIGAISTNKAETTLSSMSIGYAVMVTPIQLARAYAVIANGGYLIEPYIVDKVTLPDGEVLYEHKADKQPQVIKSETAEILRTLCHQVVLKGTGKSANIPGYKVGGKTGTALLAKSQKEGGGYDPDKIISVFAGFAPISHPKVVAVIVIRYPMSKIRYGGYVCGPVFRNVVYYTLTRLKVPPDPTFSNDLLKQEGFIAEESVEKDNDSLYFENIDPLWLHELMDEDSTEVSKTMSAENKSDRSNNKEKQSKTEKNESKKPVFNPMSEEEIINIAKQTETLPDLSGLTKMKVLHVLNSLKIDYECRGYGRVISQYPVAGTPLKEVDICLLDFSEDFHSPREMVSLKKEE encoded by the coding sequence ATGGTAAGCGATATATTCAAAAAATCGCCTTTTGATGTAGAAGAAAAAATTCCTCAAACAATCGAAATAAAACGATTGGCTATTTTGCAATTATGCTTGTTCCTTTTACTCTGTATAATTGTTGTCCGTCTTTTTATAGTATCTTTTTTCCCCAAGCAGATTGTTAAAGATTATGCTACCAAACATGATGGGAAAATAATGCGGGAAAATCCGCGAGGAATGATATATGATAGGTCACAAAATCCTTTAGCGTATTCTGTTCTAATGCCTTCGCTATTTTGTTCTCCTGCGGATATTTTATACCCGGACGAAATGGCAGAGAAAGTATCCAAAAAATTAGGATTGGATGTTGAATATATAAAAAAGAGAATGACACTTACAAACGATAAAGGCGATAAGTTAAAGTATGTATTACTCCGCCGAGGAATTGACGATATCCCAAAAGCAGAATTAGAGAATTTTGTTTCAGAAATTAATAAATGGCAGAAGGAACAATTAAAAAAATCCACAACCCCACAAGAAGAGAAAAAACAATCTTATAAAGAAATGTTGTTGTCCTATTTTAGTAAAAAACTGGATAAATCGGAAGATAATAGTAAACCTAAAGGAAATCCATTGTTTATAAATTATGAATGGTTTCGCCAATATCCTCATCATGATGTAGGCGGGAACATAATCGGCTTTGTAGCCATGAACAATGAAAATCGAGTAGGGGGCATAGATGGGATAGAAAAAGATTGGGATAAATATCTTTATGCAGACCCCACTGAGATTTCTGGGCGGAAAAATAGTTCGGGGAATATTCTTCCATCTACTTCGCACGAACAGAAAGGACAGTATCCGGGAGCCAATGTCCATCTTACAATAGACTTAGAAATCCAGCATGTTCTGGAAAAAGAATTAGACCGAAGGATTGAAGAGTGCAATGCGGTAGATGGAATGGGCATTATAATGGACCCTTTTAATGGGGCAATTCTGGCTATGGCTTCTCGTCCATCCTATGACCCTAATGTTCCGGAAACAAGGCAGGGTGATGCCCTAAAAAATAAAGTGTTATATGAACTTATAGAGCCAGGTTCCACCTTTAAAATTGTTACCGCCTCTGCGGGGATTGAAAAAGGAGGTATCGAGACAAATACGATTATTGATTGTGAAGGGGGGAGGTTCCAAGTCGGAAGGAAAGTTATCCGAGATGTCCATGGTATGGGGGCTGTGCCGTTCTGGAAATGTTTTGAACAATCCAGCAATGTGGCTATGGTAAAAGTGGGAAGAAGTGTAGGACTGGAAACTTTACGCGAATATGTAAAAAAATTTGGATTTGGAACAAAAACGCTCCAAGATATCTCTACAGAAAGAATAGGTGCTATTTCCACAAACAAAGCCGAGACAACTTTAAGTTCTATGTCCATTGGCTATGCCGTTATGGTTACTCCCATTCAACTTGCGAGGGCTTATGCCGTAATTGCTAATGGTGGATATTTGATAGAACCCTATATCGTGGATAAGGTAACTCTTCCAGATGGTGAGGTTTTGTATGAGCATAAAGCAGATAAACAACCCCAGGTAATAAAATCTGAAACTGCAGAAATTTTGAGGACCTTATGCCATCAGGTTGTATTAAAAGGAACAGGAAAATCAGCAAATATTCCGGGATATAAAGTTGGAGGAAAAACAGGAACGGCTCTTTTGGCAAAGTCTCAAAAAGAAGGTGGTGGATATGACCCAGATAAGATTATCTCCGTTTTTGCAGGTTTTGCTCCTATTTCACATCCAAAAGTTGTAGCCGTGATTGTGATTCGTTATCCCATGTCAAAGATTCGTTATGGTGGATATGTTTGTGGACCCGTATTCAGAAATGTTGTTTATTACACTTTGACCCGTCTAAAAGTTCCCCCAGACCCTACCTTTTCCAATGATTTGTTGAAACAAGAGGGATTTATTGCGGAAGAGAGTGTAGAAAAAGATAATGACTCCTTATATTTTGAGAATATAGACCCTCTATGGCTTCATGAGTTAATGGATGAAGATTCAACAGAAGTAAGCAAAACTATGTCCGCAGAAAACAAATCGGATAGGAGTAATAATAAGGAGAAGCAAAGCAAAACGGAAAAAAATGAATCTAAAAAACCTGTTTTTAACCCAATGTCTGAGGAAGAAATTATTAATATTGCAAAACAAACGGAAACTTTACCTGACCTTTCAGGATTAACAAAAATGAAAGTATTACATGTTTTAAATTCATTAAAAATAGACTATGAATGTCGTGGCTACGGAAGAGTTATATCTCAATACCCTGTAGCAGGAACTCCCTTAAAAGAAGTGGATATATGTTTGTTAGATTTTTCTGAAGATTTCCACTCCCCAAGGGAAATGGTTTCATTAAAAAAAGAGGAATAG
- a CDS encoding fumarylacetoacetate hydrolase family protein, producing MKWGRIINEQGNILYITIAEDNNLYELEGNPFDNSLKMTDKKILPKKWLPPVNPPAILCIGLNYKGHAKETNKPIPEYPVVFMKNPSAITAHLDPIKIPEVCNNEVDYEGELVIIIKSDIKNVKVEEAHNYIMGFTIGNDVSARRWQMELGGGQWVRGKSFDTFAPVGPFVLPISDIKNKDFFQITTKVNHQIMQTGNTSDMIFSPFELVSFLSQDTTLKAGTLIFTGTPSGVGWARSPKITLSKGDIVEIEISSIGTLKNTVIA from the coding sequence ATGAAATGGGGCAGAATTATTAATGAACAAGGTAATATTTTGTACATAACTATTGCAGAAGATAATAATCTATATGAACTTGAAGGGAACCCATTTGATAACTCATTAAAGATGACTGATAAAAAAATTTTGCCCAAGAAATGGCTTCCCCCTGTTAATCCTCCGGCTATCTTATGTATTGGATTAAACTACAAGGGACATGCCAAAGAAACAAATAAACCCATACCTGAATACCCTGTTGTTTTCATGAAAAATCCGTCTGCAATTACTGCTCATCTTGACCCTATAAAAATTCCTGAGGTTTGCAATAATGAGGTAGATTATGAAGGGGAGTTGGTAATTATCATAAAATCTGATATAAAAAATGTAAAAGTAGAAGAAGCCCATAACTATATTATGGGTTTTACTATCGGGAATGATGTTTCTGCGAGAAGATGGCAAATGGAATTAGGAGGGGGACAATGGGTTCGAGGAAAAAGTTTTGATACCTTTGCCCCTGTGGGTCCTTTTGTGCTTCCTATAAGTGATATAAAAAATAAGGATTTCTTTCAGATTACAACAAAGGTAAATCATCAAATTATGCAAACGGGAAATACTTCCGATATGATTTTCTCTCCTTTTGAATTAGTATCTTTTCTAAGTCAGGATACAACTTTGAAAGCAGGCACTCTTATTTTTACAGGAACTCCTTCGGGAGTAGGTTGGGCACGCTCTCCTAAAATAACTCTATCCAAGGGGGATATTGTTGAGATAGAGATTTCATCTATAGGAACTCTGAAGAACACTGTTATTGCATAA
- a CDS encoding sugar phosphate isomerase/epimerase family protein, translating into MSLTRRRFLKVTGIGLSAFGLSHSLFGDERKIEYSFAACDWSLWTEGPSALDLAKQIGLNGVEISAGKPEDKIAIANSELKEQYKSKMQETGIVIPSIAMGLLNDAPLASEPRAINWILDTIDSAKELNAKVILLAFFGKGDLRDKNGLKNNDVAEVINRLKECAPKAKEKGIILGIENTLSAQQNMEILEKIGSDACKVYYDVGNSTYNGYDVPAEIRMLKDKICQIHFKDGAFYLGKGKVKMEPIAEAVKEVNYKGWLVLETGLPTMNKVNDFKKNLDFLRQLFG; encoded by the coding sequence ATGTCCTTAACAAGACGAAGATTTTTAAAAGTTACAGGAATAGGTCTTTCGGCTTTCGGATTGTCCCATTCTCTATTCGGTGATGAAAGAAAGATAGAATACTCTTTTGCAGCATGTGATTGGTCCCTATGGACTGAGGGTCCTTCGGCTCTTGACCTAGCTAAACAAATTGGTTTGAATGGTGTAGAAATTTCTGCAGGAAAACCAGAAGATAAAATTGCCATTGCTAATTCAGAATTAAAGGAACAGTATAAATCAAAAATGCAAGAAACGGGAATCGTTATTCCTTCTATTGCTATGGGTCTTTTGAACGATGCCCCATTAGCCAGTGAACCCCGAGCAATAAATTGGATTCTGGATACCATTGATTCTGCAAAGGAGTTGAATGCAAAAGTAATATTGCTTGCTTTCTTTGGTAAAGGGGATTTAAGAGATAAGAATGGATTGAAGAATAATGATGTAGCAGAAGTAATAAACCGTTTGAAAGAATGTGCTCCAAAAGCAAAAGAAAAAGGGATTATTTTGGGTATTGAAAATACTTTATCTGCCCAACAAAATATGGAAATTTTAGAGAAAATAGGAAGCGATGCATGCAAGGTATACTATGATGTTGGCAATTCTACATATAATGGTTATGATGTTCCTGCTGAGATACGAATGCTTAAAGATAAAATATGTCAAATACATTTCAAGGATGGTGCTTTCTATTTAGGTAAAGGGAAAGTGAAAATGGAGCCTATTGCCGAGGCTGTAAAAGAAGTTAATTACAAAGGATGGCTTGTTTTAGAAACAGGATTACCTACAATGAATAAAGTAAATGATTTTAAGAAGAATTTAGATTTTCTTCGTCAATTATTCGGTTAA
- a CDS encoding Gfo/Idh/MocA family oxidoreductase, which translates to MKTENFSNSSRREFIKTVALGTGAITLLSPRVVFGSETNEKIKLGLIGCGGRGRWIAHLFEKNAPFKITAVHDVFRKRAMRVAEECHVAESNVFVGLDGYKQLLETDIEAVAIESPPYFHPQQVLSAIEKGKHVYLAKPIAVDVQGCLSLIDISKKYQGKLCMLVDFQTRNYELFKECVKRIHGGMIGDPVIGQCYYYCSRLGKQAEPGTPGASLKNWVFDKVLSGDIIVEQNIHVIDMANWYLKSHPLKAFGTGGRKARTDVGDCWDHFCVQFTYPDDVIVDFSSGQFTYGYDDLCMRLYGSLGTADTHYGGIVTIEGKSDSWEGGKSSDIYEAGAVNNIKDFYESIKSGKYLNNLEESAYSNLTSILGRMAAYQNRTVTWEEMINSGEKLETQIEISEEIINS; encoded by the coding sequence ATGAAAACAGAAAATTTTAGTAACAGTTCAAGACGGGAATTTATTAAAACAGTAGCCTTAGGAACAGGTGCAATTACCCTTTTGTCTCCCAGAGTTGTTTTTGGAAGTGAAACTAACGAAAAAATAAAATTGGGCTTGATAGGTTGTGGAGGTAGAGGTCGGTGGATAGCACATTTGTTTGAAAAAAATGCACCTTTTAAGATAACAGCAGTCCATGATGTGTTTCGTAAACGGGCTATGCGAGTAGCAGAGGAATGCCATGTTGCTGAATCAAATGTTTTTGTTGGATTGGATGGTTATAAACAACTATTAGAAACCGATATAGAAGCAGTTGCTATTGAAAGTCCACCGTATTTCCATCCTCAGCAGGTTCTATCGGCTATAGAAAAAGGGAAACATGTTTATTTAGCCAAACCTATTGCCGTAGATGTGCAGGGCTGCTTATCTTTGATAGATATTTCAAAAAAATATCAAGGCAAATTATGCATGCTGGTGGATTTTCAAACACGAAATTATGAGCTATTTAAAGAATGTGTAAAACGAATTCATGGCGGTATGATTGGTGACCCCGTTATTGGACAATGCTATTATTATTGCAGTAGATTAGGAAAACAAGCAGAACCAGGAACTCCTGGGGCAAGTTTGAAAAATTGGGTTTTTGATAAAGTTCTTTCAGGGGATATTATTGTTGAGCAAAATATCCATGTGATTGATATGGCGAATTGGTATTTGAAATCACATCCATTAAAAGCCTTTGGCACAGGTGGTAGAAAAGCACGAACGGATGTGGGTGATTGCTGGGACCATTTCTGCGTTCAATTTACATATCCCGATGATGTTATTGTTGATTTCAGTAGTGGTCAATTTACTTATGGTTATGATGATTTATGCATGCGACTTTATGGCTCTCTTGGAACAGCAGATACCCATTATGGAGGTATTGTGACTATTGAAGGAAAATCCGATAGTTGGGAAGGTGGAAAAAGTTCAGATATTTACGAAGCAGGTGCAGTAAATAATATCAAGGATTTCTATGAATCAATCAAGAGCGGTAAATATTTAAATAATCTTGAAGAATCTGCATATAGCAATTTGACGAGTATTTTGGGTAGGATGGCGGCTTATCAAAACCGAACTGTTACATGGGAGGAAATGATAAACTCAGGAGAAAAATTGGAGACACAAATAGAAATTTCGGAAGAAATAATTAATTCATAA
- a CDS encoding DUF1559 domain-containing protein, whose translation MKRTGFTLIELLVVIAIIGILAAILLPALARAREAARRSSCANNLKQWGLVFKMYANESPGGKFPPSELELGCGARPCMAFGPLISAIYPEYLTDPAIIFCPSDAKDKLDNFMDPQTKEFTMLQKIDGNRQQGVEGIDASYTYADFVFDRCGSEYPKKSTASLQALATIIGNPLDPSITEGAAQFIEVMEDMIDKLRPYFLSGDANGFMREADNDRQVSQGLGNGGGTIVYRLREGIERFLITDINNPAASAKAQSSIFVMWDNVSDQVAKFNHIPGGSNILYMDGHVAFVRFPGEPPMVAELAAIMRVFDIAE comes from the coding sequence ATGAAACGAACTGGTTTTACACTCATCGAACTTTTAGTTGTTATTGCCATTATTGGTATCCTTGCTGCAATTTTACTTCCAGCGTTAGCTCGCGCTCGTGAGGCGGCTCGCCGTTCTTCCTGTGCTAATAATTTAAAACAATGGGGACTTGTTTTTAAAATGTATGCCAATGAATCCCCCGGAGGAAAATTCCCCCCCAGTGAATTGGAATTAGGTTGTGGTGCTCGTCCTTGTATGGCATTTGGTCCATTAATTAGTGCTATATATCCGGAATATCTTACCGACCCGGCAATAATTTTCTGTCCTTCCGATGCGAAAGATAAATTAGATAACTTTATGGACCCTCAGACGAAAGAATTCACAATGTTACAAAAGATAGACGGAAATCGTCAGCAAGGTGTAGAAGGGATTGATGCGAGTTATACCTATGCGGATTTTGTGTTTGACCGTTGTGGAAGTGAATATCCTAAAAAATCTACGGCTTCATTGCAGGCATTAGCGACTATAATTGGAAATCCTCTTGACCCTTCTATTACAGAAGGAGCAGCCCAATTTATTGAAGTAATGGAAGATATGATTGATAAATTGAGACCTTATTTTCTTTCCGGAGATGCAAATGGATTTATGCGAGAAGCGGATAATGACAGACAGGTTTCACAAGGATTAGGAAATGGTGGTGGAACGATTGTATATCGTTTAAGAGAAGGTATAGAACGATTTTTAATTACAGATATTAATAATCCTGCTGCAAGTGCAAAGGCACAGAGTTCCATTTTTGTTATGTGGGATAATGTCTCTGACCAGGTAGCAAAATTTAACCATATCCCGGGTGGTAGTAACATTTTATATATGGATGGGCATGTAGCCTTTGTTCGTTTTCCGGGTGAACCACCCATGGTTGCTGAACTCGCTGCAATTATGAGAGTTTTCGATATTGCAGAATAG